In Bacteroidota bacterium, a single window of DNA contains:
- a CDS encoding T9SS type A sorting domain-containing protein, translating into MIKKVLFAACLASVFSINAQVTVTFPNGGETLPSGIPAFITWDDSQTSAPTSDIYLSLNGGANWTLVSAGESNLGIGFSLYSWSVPSTTSTSALIKVDDGVGADQSDAVFTIGGGLPNSVQSINGVASVKAFFANNELNISNIEKASFNNLKVYDVTGNLVFKSDAYSNAYSVNDFKSGIYLIQIADKNNNIVTKKIVK; encoded by the coding sequence ATGATTAAAAAAGTACTATTTGCGGCTTGTTTAGCCTCAGTTTTTTCGATAAATGCACAAGTAACTGTTACTTTCCCTAATGGAGGAGAAACATTACCATCAGGAATACCTGCATTCATTACTTGGGACGATTCTCAAACATCTGCCCCAACATCAGATATTTATTTGTCTCTTAATGGTGGTGCTAACTGGACTTTAGTTTCAGCTGGTGAGTCTAATTTAGGTATAGGTTTTTCTCTTTATTCTTGGTCGGTGCCAAGTACTACTTCTACCTCAGCTCTTATTAAGGTTGATGATGGAGTAGGTGCAGATCAAAGCGATGCTGTATTTACTATTGGAGGAGGGCTTCCTAATTCCGTGCAATCAATTAATGGTGTTGCTTCTGTTAAAGCATTTTTTGCTAATAACGAATTAAATATTTCTAATATAGAAAAGGCATCCTTTAACAACTTAAAAGTTTATGATGTTACAGGCAATTTGGTGTTTAAGTCAGATGCATACTCAAATGCTTATTCTGTTAACGATTTTAAATCGGGTATTTATCTTATTCAAATAGCAGACAAGAATAACAATATTGTTACAAAGAAAATAGTTAAATAA
- a CDS encoding ABC transporter permease produces MSTVKENSMDKEWDLVIKPKSSLFDIDVKEVLKYKDLLMMFVKRDFISVYKQTILGPIWFFIQPIFTTITFTIVFGTIAKISTESIPAPLFYLAGITLWNYFSECLNKTSDVFTTNASIFGKVYFPRLVVPISIIVSNLLKLAVQFALFLGLWFYYLASDVYAIHPQYGYMILLPFLILIMALIGLGSGIILSALTTKYRDLKFLISFGVQLLMYATPIVYPLSSATGKIKMILLLNPITSVIELFKFMFLGVGSFNPMYLIYATVFSILVFVLGVLIFNKVEKNFMDVV; encoded by the coding sequence ATGTCAACAGTTAAAGAGAATTCAATGGATAAAGAGTGGGATTTGGTTATAAAACCAAAATCTTCTTTGTTTGATATTGATGTTAAAGAGGTTTTAAAATACAAGGATTTGTTGATGATGTTTGTAAAGAGAGATTTTATTTCTGTTTACAAACAAACAATTCTGGGCCCTATTTGGTTTTTTATTCAACCCATATTTACAACCATTACTTTTACTATAGTATTTGGCACTATTGCTAAGATATCAACGGAATCTATTCCTGCGCCTTTGTTTTATTTAGCCGGAATTACCTTGTGGAATTATTTTTCAGAATGTCTTAATAAAACATCCGATGTATTTACTACCAATGCCTCTATTTTTGGCAAGGTATATTTTCCAAGATTAGTTGTTCCAATTTCAATTATTGTATCTAATCTGCTAAAATTAGCAGTTCAGTTTGCCCTGTTTTTAGGACTTTGGTTTTATTATTTAGCATCAGATGTTTATGCCATTCATCCGCAGTATGGCTACATGATTTTACTTCCGTTTCTTATTCTTATTATGGCACTAATTGGTTTAGGATCGGGTATTATTCTTTCTGCATTAACAACAAAATACCGCGATTTAAAATTTCTGATTTCGTTTGGAGTTCAATTGCTAATGTACGCAACTCCTATTGTTTATCCGCTTTCGAGTGCCACTGGAAAAATTAAAATGATTTTATTGCTGAATCCAATTACAAGTGTAATAGAACTATTCAAATTTATGTTTTTGGGTGTAGGAAGCTTTAACCCAATGTATTTAATTTATGCTACCGTGTTTTCTATTTTAGTGTTTGTTTTAGGCGTTTTAATCTTTAACAAAGTAGAGAAAAACTTTATGGATGTAGTTTAA
- the cysC gene encoding adenylyl-sulfate kinase, which produces MTKPSSNIFKAETFVSQANKESLLKQKAVVVWLFGLSGAGKSTIAVELENKLYKEGFLTKLLDGDNLRLGLNKGLGFTDDDRAENLRRSAEVAKLFYECGIVTICSFITPLASHREIVKNIVGDGLSFVYINCEKEICEKRDVKGLYAKARNAEIVGFTGVGSSFEVPSASDLVIDTSNKSIAQSVEELYQYIVAKIKI; this is translated from the coding sequence ATGACAAAACCCTCAAGCAATATATTTAAAGCTGAAACTTTCGTCAGTCAAGCAAATAAAGAGAGTTTGCTTAAACAAAAAGCAGTGGTTGTTTGGTTGTTTGGTCTTTCTGGTGCAGGGAAAAGTACTATTGCAGTGGAGTTGGAAAATAAATTATACAAAGAAGGATTCTTAACTAAACTACTGGATGGAGATAATTTAAGGCTAGGATTGAATAAGGGGTTGGGTTTTACAGATGATGATAGAGCTGAGAATTTAAGGCGTTCGGCTGAAGTCGCAAAACTTTTTTACGAATGTGGAATAGTTACCATCTGTTCATTCATTACTCCTCTTGCTTCTCATAGAGAAATTGTAAAAAATATCGTAGGAGATGGTTTGTCCTTTGTTTATATCAACTGCGAAAAGGAAATATGCGAAAAAAGAGATGTAAAAGGATTGTACGCCAAAGCTCGCAATGCCGAAATTGTTGGCTTTACAGGAGTAGGTTCTAGTTTTGAAGTTCCTTCAGCTTCGGATTTAGTAATAGATACATCCAATAAATCAATAGCACAATCGGTTGAAGAATTGTACCAATACATAGTCGCTAAAATTAAAATTTAA
- the cysD gene encoding sulfate adenylyltransferase subunit CysD, which produces MSYNLPYLKQLEAESIFIIREAFAQFENPAILFSGGKDSIVLVHLCRKAFYPSRIPFPLVHIDTGHNFLEAIDFRDYLVDKLGVKLVVGYVEDSIKEGKVTDEKGINSSRNVLQTVTLLDTIEKYKFDAALGGARRDEEKARAKERFFSHRDEFGQWDPKNQRPELWQLFNGKKHQGEHFRVFPLSNWTELDVWNYIKQENLELPSIYFSHIRSCFKRDNVILAYSDFMVLKDTETPVDMTVRFRTVGDMTCTGAVLSKASTIDEIIHEIEQSSTTERGTRFDDQRSEAAMEDRKKSGYF; this is translated from the coding sequence ATGTCTTACAATCTACCTTATTTAAAACAGCTAGAGGCAGAGTCGATTTTTATTATTAGAGAAGCTTTTGCTCAATTTGAAAATCCAGCCATCCTCTTTTCAGGCGGTAAAGATTCCATTGTATTAGTTCATTTATGTCGTAAGGCATTTTATCCATCAAGAATTCCTTTCCCTTTAGTGCATATTGATACAGGCCATAATTTTTTAGAAGCAATCGATTTTAGAGATTATTTGGTGGATAAATTGGGTGTAAAGTTAGTTGTGGGTTATGTGGAGGATTCAATTAAAGAAGGCAAGGTTACAGATGAAAAAGGAATAAACAGCAGCCGTAATGTGTTGCAAACTGTTACATTACTTGATACAATTGAAAAATATAAATTTGATGCTGCGCTTGGCGGAGCAAGGCGTGACGAAGAGAAAGCGAGGGCAAAAGAAAGATTTTTTTCACATCGTGATGAATTTGGACAATGGGATCCTAAAAATCAACGCCCGGAGTTGTGGCAATTATTCAATGGAAAGAAGCATCAAGGGGAACATTTTAGGGTGTTTCCTCTTAGTAATTGGACAGAATTGGATGTTTGGAACTATATAAAGCAAGAAAATTTAGAACTCCCTTCTATTTACTTTTCCCATATTCGCTCTTGTTTTAAACGAGATAACGTAATTTTAGCGTATTCCGATTTTATGGTGTTAAAAGACACAGAAACCCCAGTAGATATGACAGTTCGATTTAGAACAGTTGGTGATATGACTTGTACCGGAGCCGTACTTTCTAAAGCTTCTACAATAGACGAAATAATTCATGAAATAGAGCAGAGTAGTACCACAGAACGAGGCACACGCTTTGACGATCAACGCTCCGAAGCAGCGATGGAGGACAGAAAAAAAAGTGGATATTTTTAA